From the Cyanobium sp. M30B3 genome, the window TGATGGCCTGCCGGTGCTGCTGGACTTCGGCCTGGTGGTGGACGGCGATGCCGTGACCCCCGGCTACGCCCCGCCCGAGCGATCCCGCGCTCAGGCCCCCGAGCCCTGGATGGACCTCCATGCCCTGGGCGTCACGGCCCTGGTGCTGCTCAGCGGCGATCCGCCGGCCCGCCTGCTGGATCCGGGCTCGCTGGAGTGGCGCTGGCCCGCCAGTCTCAGCGACCAGCCCGAGCTGCAGGCCGCCCTGGCCCGCCTGCTCGCCCGCGACCCCGGCCAGCGCTTTCCCTCGGCGGCCCAGGCCCTGGCCGCCCTGCAGGCCCTGCCCATGCCGGAGACCACCGGGCCCGTTCCCCGCGCCGACCGCACCGTGGCCCTGGTGCCGCCGCCGGTTGCCGCCGTCAGGCCTGCGCAGTCCCCTGGGCCGGAGAGGGCCGAACCGCCGCCCGCCGCCCATCCGCCCGCCGCCCATCCGCCTGCGCCTGCTCCGGAGCTGCCCGTGCTCGAGCCCGGCCAGCCGGCGCCACTGCCGCGCCCCGGGTCGGCCCCAGCGCGCCTGCGGGTCGAGGACCGGGAGCTGGCGGCCGAGGGCGGCCTGTGGCCCGTGGTGATCGCTCTGCTGCTCTCGGCCGTGGTGGGCACGGCCCTGGGCTGGTGGTGGCTCAGCCGCGGTCAATCCAGTCGCCCGACCACCCCCGATGCGGCACTGCAACTGCCCAGCAGCCTGCCTCCCGCCGAGATCGACCAGCGTCAGCAGCTGCTCAATCGCCTGCGGGCGATGCAGGTGGACCGGGCCTGGTTCCTGAAGCTGGTGGATGCCAGCCTGCTGGCCCAGTTCCCGGAGCGGGGTGGGCGGCTGCCTGGCGACAGCCTGGAGGACGCCCCCCTGCGCAAGGTGTGGAATGAGCTGGCCCAGGAGTGGCTGGCCCGGGTGGAGCAACTGCCCCTGGAGATCCGCCGCCGCCTGGGCAGTTACAGCAATGCGGACTGGGAGCAGAGGCTGCGCGGTCTGGCCGACCAGGGTCTGAGCGGCGAGGTGCTGCGTCGGCTGGTGTCGGCCCAGGCCCAGAACCTGCTGCCGGGCCGCTCCGGCGGCACCATGCCCCCCGAGCCCTATCGCCAGCTCTGGTACGCGGCTGCCGAGCAGAGCCTGGCCTCGATCCAGATCGAGCCGATCCAGGCCCGCAGCAGCGACCCCCAGGTGCTCAGCGCCCCGGTGTCCGCCGGGGGTGCCCGGCTGTTCCCGATCCGGTTGCCCGAGGGCTACCGGCTGGTGATGGGGGTGAACGGCTCGCCCCTGATGCAGATGAGCGTGTTCGCCGCCGACGGCTCGTTGCTGGAGCCCAGTGGCCCGCTGCGGGTGGTGAGTCTGCCCCCCCAGTCGCGCTCGCCGGTGCAGTTGCTGGTGACCAATGAAGGGGTGGCACCGTCGCTGATCACTCTGTCGCTGCGGGCCGATGCGCCGGCGCCGCCGCAGCTGGAGACTCCCGCGCCCGCCACTGCCGACGACACGTCCGAACCGGAGCGCTCTCCGCTGCGGCCGCCCCTGCGGCGCCCCGACGATCCGGACGAGCCGGCGGAGGAGCCCCCCGCGCCGACCGCTCCAACCCCAGCGCCAGCGCCGCCGGAGCCGTCGCCCTCGCCCTCGCCCTGAGTCCGGCTCTCCCATCCACAGGCGGAGATGGCTCTGTGGCGGGAGATGGCTCAGTAGCGGGAGATGGCGGCCCGGGTTTCCTTCGCGTCCTGCTTGCGGCGCTCCTCGGCCCGCTTGTCGTGCAGCTTGCGGCCCTTGGCCAGCCCCAGGGTGAGTTTGATCCAGGAGCCCTTGAGGTGCAGGTTGAGCGGGATCAGGGTGAGGCCCTTCTGCTCGAGCGCCACCCGCAGCCGCTCGATCTCGCGGCGGTGGGCCAGCAGTTTGCGCACCCGCAGGGGCTCGTGGTTGAAGTAGGCACCGGCGTGGCTGTGGGGCGAGATGTGCACGTTGTGCAGTTGCAGCTCGCCGCCCCGCACCAGGCAGAAGCCATCGCGCAGGTTCACCTGGCCGGCCCGGATCGACTTCACCTCGGTGCCCAGCAGCTCGATGCCGCACTCGAGGGTTTCGAGGATCTCGTACTGGTGCCGCGCGAAGCGGTTGTCCGCCAGCAGGCGGTTGGCGGCATCCCGCTGGGCCCGGGCGGCCAGCTTCTTGGTGCCACCCTTGGCCATCGCTCCCCGTGCCGCTGTCGTCTCTGGTCCCCGACCCTAGGCAGGTGCCGGTACCCTCCACCCATGGCGCCTCCACCCATGGCGATTGTTTCCATGGCGATTGTTTCCTCGGGACCGGCTGCAGCGGATGGCCGCGGGGGGGCGGAGGCCAGGTCCACCGTGGCTGGCCCCGGTGGCGGCCCACGCCCGGCGCCGGAACGGCTGGTGCAGCCGGCCCCTGCCGGTGATGATCCCGAGCCGGGACGGGCCGACACGCTCAGGCCGCGGCGTCTGGCCGACTACATCGGCCAGAGTGAGCTCAAGCAGGTGCTGGCCATTGCGGTGGAGGCCACCCGCAGCCGCCAGGAGGCCCTCGACCACGTGCTGCTCTACGGCCCGCCGGGCCTGGGCAAGACCACGATGGCGCTGGTGCTCGCCGAGGAACTGGGCGTGCGCTGCCGCATCGCCAGTGCCCCGGCCCTGGAGCGCCCGCGCGACATCGTGGGCCTGCTGGTGAACCTGGAGCCGCGGGAGCTGCTGTTCATCGACGAGATCCACCGCCTCAACCGGGTGGCCGAGGAACTGCTCTACCCGGCGATGGAGGACTACCGCCTCGACCTCACCGTGGGCAAGGGCAGCACCGCCCGCACCCGCAGCATGCCCCTGGCCCCCTTCACCCTGGTGGGCGCCACCACCCGGGCCGGGGCCCTCAGTTCGCCCCTGCGGGACCGCTTCGGGTTGATCCAGCGGCTGGAGTTCTATGGCCTCGACGACCTGCAGGCGATCGTTGAGCGGGCGGCCAGGCTGCTGGCGATCGACCTGGACGGGTCGGCGGCCCTGGAGGTGGCCCGCCGCTGCCGGGGCACGCCGCGGATCGCCAACCGGCTGCTGCGCCGGGTGCGGGACGTGGCCAGCGTGAACGGCGAGGGCCGCATCGGCGCGGCCCTGGTGGAGCAGGCCCTCAGCCTGCACCGGGTGGATGGCCGCGGCCTCGATGCCCACGACCGGCGCCTGCTGGCGCTGATGCTGGAGAGCTACGGCGGCGGGCCGGTGGGCCTCGACACCCTGGCGGCCGGGCTGGGGGAGGACCCGGCCACCCTGGAGACGGTGGTGGAGCCCTACCTGCTGCAGCAGGGCCTGTTGCAGCGCACGCCCCGGGGCCGGCTGCTCACCGAGGCGGGCCGGGCCCACCTGGCGGAGTCGTGGCCGTGAGGGGGCGGACCTGGCTGTGGGGACTGCCGGCCCTGCTGCTGGCGGTGTGCCTGCTGCTGGTGCAGCCCAGGGCGGTGCGGGCGACAGAAGGGCCCACAGCGCTTTCCGTGCCCCAGCTCTCCTCGCTCCCCCAGCTGTTCGACCAGGCGCTGCAGGCCAGCCGTGAGGGCCACTTCGGCGAGGCCCTGCCCCTCTGGGATCAGGTGCTGGAGCTGGCGCCTCGGGATGCGGCGGCCTGGAGCAACCGCGGCAACGTGCAGCTCGCCCTGGGCGATCCGCTGGCGGCCATCGCCGACCAGAACCGCGCCCTGGAGCTGGAGCCAGCCAGCGGCGACGCCCACCTCAACCGCGGCACCGCCGAGGAGGCGCTGGCCCGCTGGGGGGCGGCGGCCGACGACTACCACTGGATCCTGGAGCACAGCGACGGGGCCGAACCGCGGGCCTCGGCCCTCTACAACTTGGGCAATGTGCAGGGCTCCCAGGGTGACTGGGCCGCCGCCCGCAGCAGCTATGCCGCCGCTGCCGCTGCCCGCCCAGGCTTTGCCATGGCCCGCGCCAGCGAGGCCCTGGCCGCCTTCCAGCTCGGCGACCTGGACGCAGCTGAACAGCAACTGCGCTCGCTGATCCGCCGCTACCCCCTGTTCGCCGATGCCCGCGCCGGCCTCACCGCCCTGCTCTGGCAGCGGGGCGGCCGCGGCGAGGCGGAGAGCCACTGGGTGTCGGCCTCCGGTCTCGATCCGCGCTACCGCGACCCAGAATGGCTGCTGGCCGTGCGGCGCTGGCCGCCAGCTCCGGTGTCGGCCCTGCAGCAGTTCCTCGCCCTCGCCTGAACCGCCACAGCCCAGCCACCCCAAAGCCGCAGCCACCCCAAAGCCACAGTCACGCCTAAGCCACCGCTTCCGGTTTCCGGCCCTGCGATGCCGTCCCCCCCTCCACCACCACCCATGCCCGCCGCCACCGCTGGCGCTGACGCGGGCGCTGGGCGTGGGATCTGCTGGTGGCAGCTGGGGCTGGAGGGGGATCTGGAGGCGTTCCTGCCCGAGCTGATCCAGCTGCGCCGCCACCTGCACCGCCACCCCGAGCTCAGTGGCCACGAGCAGCAGACGGCCGCCCTGGTGGCCGGCGAACTGCGCCGCTGGGGCTGGGAGGTGCGCGAGGGGGTGGGGCGCACCGGGGTGGTGGCGGAACTGGGCCCCCGCTGCCTGCCGGACGGCCAGCCGGCGCCGTTGCTGGGCCTGCGGGTGGATATGGATGCCCTGCCGGTGGAGGAGCGCACCGGTCTCGACTACGCCTCCACCGTGCAGGGGTTGATGCACGCCTGCGGTCATGACCTGCACACGAGCGTCGGCCTGGGGGTGGCCGGCGTGCTGGCCTCCCTGGCCAGGCGGCGACCCGATCTGCTGCGGGCACGGGTGCGGCTGCTGTTTCAGCCCGCCGAGGAGACGGCCGAGGGGGCGGCGTGGATGAAGGCTGACGGGGCGACCGAGGGGCTCGATGCCCTGTTCGGGGTGCACGTGTTTCCCTCGATTGCGGTGGGCGAGGTGGGGGTGCGCAGCGGCAGCCTGACGGCGGCGGCGGGGGAGCTGGAGATCGAGGTGCTGGGGGAGAGCGGCCACGGCGCCCGCCCCCACCAGAGCACCGACGCGATCTGGATCGCGGCGCGGGTGGTGAGCGGCCTGCAGGAGGCGATCAGCCGCCGGCTGGATGCCCTCCATCCTGTGGTGGTGAGCTTCGGGCGGATCGAAGGGGGCAAGGCCTTCAATGTGATCGCCGACCACGTGCGTCTGCTGGGCACGGTGCGCTGCCTCGATCTGGAGCTGCACGACCGTCTGCCGGCCTGGATCGAGGACACCGTGCACGCCCTCTGCCGGGGCCATGGTGGAGAGGCTCGGGTGCGTTATCGCCGCATCTCGCCGCCGGTGCACAACGACCCGGAACTCACCCAGCTGGTGGCGGCGGCGGCGGTGGATCTGCTGGGCCGCCCGCGGGTGCACTGGCTGGAGCAGCCCTCCCTGGGCGCCGAGGATTTCGCCGAGCTCAGCGATGGCATCCGCTGCACGATGTTCCGGTTGGGGGTGGCCGGACCCCAGGGCTGCACCCCCCTGCACAGCAACACCTTCGCCCCCGATGAGGGGGCCCTGGCTGTTGGCGTGCGGGTGCTGAGCCTCAGCCTGCTGCGCGCCGCACCGATGAGCCCCCGATGAGCCCCCGATGAGCCCCTTCGAGCCTCGCCGCCGGCCGCTGCTGGAGGGCCTGCTGGCGCTGTCGGCGCCGCTGCTGATCCTGCTGGCGCTGCTGTTGATCCTGCAGCGCCAGGGGCGGGAGAGGATTATGGCCCTGCCGGCCCTGGCGATCGGCATCGGCCTGGCCAGCTCCAGTTGGGTGAGCCGGGGGCGGCGGCGCCGGGCCCTGCTGCAGGCCCTGCGCCAGGGCGGTCCGCCGGCGGCCGGTTCCTGAGCCAGGCTGGAGCCCCCAGCATGTCCCTGTGTGTCCGCGCCCGATCTGGAACAGCTGCGCGCCGCCATCTGTTGTGGCGACCCCAGCCGTTCGATGCCCGCCCTGGCGGCCCTGCGGGAGGTGCCGGTTGAGGCGGCGGTGCCGCTGCTGCTGCTGGGGTTGGAGCAGGAGGCGTTCCTGGTGCGCTCGCTGAGCTGCGCCGGCCTGGGGGTGAAGTGCAACCCGGCCGGGCGCCAGGCGCTGGTGCGGGTCCTGGAGCACGACCCCGATGCCAATGTGCGGGCCGAAGCGGCCAATGCCCTGGTGAGCCATGGCCTGGAGCAGGCCTGGCCGCTGTTGCTGGCGGCCTTCCGCCGCGACGACCAGTGGCTGCTGCGCTGCAGCGTGCTCTCGGCCGTGGCCGAGCATCCCGAGGCCGATGCGGCCCGGTTGCTGGAGCTGGCCAGCCTGGCGATCGCTGCCGACGATGGCACCGTGCGGGTGGGCGGCGCCGAGATCCTGGGTCGTCTGGTGCGGGAGGGTGGTGGCGACTCTGCAAGCGCTGGAGCTGACGCCCACCAGGCGCGGGCGCTGCTGCAGCGGCTGCAGGCCGACCCTGACCACCGGGTGGTGGGGGCGGCGCTGAACGGCCTGCAGTGCTGAGCCAACTGGCCTGCGTTCGGGGGATGTTGCTAGGTTGCGGGAGTCACTAGGGGTGCCCGGCTGCGTCAGGCAGTGCCGGGCTGAGATCACACCCTCCGCACCTGATCCGGGTCATGCCGGCGCAGGGAAGTGAGCCAGCCGCCACCTCGGTGTGCGTCTGCGATCTCGGCAACGGAACCGGACCCCCGCCACGGCCGCCGCCAGGCTGCTCCCCATTCCGTTCTTTGCCCGTACCCGTCATGCGCAGCGCCTGGATCGAGAAGCGCCAAGGTCAGGCCAACGTGAGCCAGATGCACTACGCCCGCCAGGGGGTGGTGACGGAAGAAATGGCCCATGTGGCCAAGCGGGAGAACCTGCCCGAATCCCTGGTGATGGAGGAGGTGGCCCGGGGCCGCATGATCATCCCGGCCAACATCAACCACCCCAACCTGGAGCCGATGGCGATCGGCATCGCCTCCAGCTGCAAGGTGAACGCCAACATCGGCGCCTCGCCCAACGCCAGCGATGTGAGCGAGGAGCTGAAGAAGCTCGAGCTGGCGGTGAAATATGGCGCCGACACGGTGATGGATCTCTCCACCGGCGGCGTGAATCTCGATGAGGTGCGCACGGCGATCATCAACGCCTCGCCGGTTCCCATCGGCACGGTGCCGGTGTATCAGGCGCTCGAGAGCGTGCACGGCTCGATCGAGAAGCTCAGCGAAGACGACTTCCTGCACATCATCGAGAAGCACTGCCAGCAGGGGGTGGACTACCAGACCATCCACGCCGGCCTGTTGATCGAGCACCTGCCCAAGGTGAAGGGTCGCCTCACCGGCATCGTGAGCCGAGGCGGCGGCATCCTGGCCCAGTGGATGCTGTATCACCACAAGCAGAATCCGCTCTACACCCGCTTCGACGACATCTGCGAGATCTTCAAGCGCTACGACTGCAGCTTCTCCCTGGGCGATTCGCTGCGCCCCGGCTGTCTGCATGACGCCTCCGATGAAGCACAGCTGGCCGAATTGAAAACGTTGGGTGAACTCACCCGCCGCGCCTGGAAGCACGACGTGCAGGTGATGGTGGAGGGTCCGGGCCACGTGCCGATGGACCAGATCGAGTTCAACGTGAAGAAGCAGATGGAGGAGTGCGCCGAGGCGCCCTTCTATGTGCTCGGCCCCCTGGTCACCGACATCGCCCCCGGCTACGACCACATCACCAGCGCCATCGGCGCGGCGATGGCGGGCTGGTATGGCACGGCGATGCTCTGCTACGTCACCCCCAAGGAGCATCTCGGACTGCCCAATCCCGAAGACGTGCGCAACGGCCTGATCGCCTACAAGATCGCCGCCCATGCCGCCGACATCGCCCGCCACCGCCCGGGCGCCCGCGATCGCGACGACGAACTGAGCCGCGCCCGCTACGCCTTCGACTGGAACAGGCAGTTCGATCTCTCCCTGGATCCGGAGCGGGCCCGCGAGTACCACGACGAAACCCTGCCGGCCGACATCTACAAGCAGGCCGAGTTCTGCTCGATGTGCGGACCCAAGCACTGCCCGATGCAGACCAAGATCACCGACAAGGATCTGGAGGGTCTGGAGCAGGTGCTGGCCGAGCAGAAGGCGGAGGCTGCTGTCGGCTGAGCCCGGCCCAGCAAGGCCCGGGGTGATCTCCGGGCCTTCAGTTGAGGGTTGTGCTCTGCTGGACTTCGTTCATGACTACTCTTACGCGCCTGATCGACGAGGCCCATGCCTCTTGATGCCCCTGTCCCAGAGCGGTTCACTCTGGCCAGAGCAGCCCCAGCCATGACCACGGGCAGCGGGTGCTACCTGCTCGATAGCCATGTACTGCTCTGGTGAGTTTCAACAACAAAGCCCCGCCAATTGGCGGGGCTTTGCGTTGGCGCTGGGCCGCTCAGCCCAGGGCCTTGGCCTTGGCCACCACGTTGTCGACGGTGAAGCCGAACTTCTCCATCAACACCGGGCCTGGGGCGGAGGCGCCGTAGCGGTCCACCGAGACGCTGTCGCCCTCGAAGCCGGTGTACTTGTGCCAGCCGAAGCTGCTGGAGGCCTCCACCACCAGGCGCTTGCGGCAGGCGGCCGGCAGCACACTGTCGCGGTAGGCGGCGTCCTGCTCCTCGAACAGCTCCACGCAGGGCATCGACACCACGCGCACGTTCTTGCCCTCGGCCCGCAGCTGGGCGGCGGCCTTGGTGCACAGCTCCAGCTCGGTGCCGGTGCCGATCAGGATCAGGTCGGGGCTGCCGTTGCTGTCCTCAAGGATGTAACCGCCCCTGGCCACCGCGGCGGCGCTGGAGTTGGCCTGGTTGGCCATCGCCTGGCGGCTGAGGATCAGCACGGTGGGGCGGTTGCGGTTGGTCACGGCCACCTGGTAGGCGCCGCTGGTCTCGTTGCCATCGCCGGGACGGATCACCAGCAGGTTGGGCAGGGAGCGCAGGGTGGCCAGGGTCTCGATCGGCTGGTGGGTGGGGCCGTCCTCGCCCAGGCCGATCGAGTCGTGGGTGAGCACGTAGATCACGCCCAGCTCGCTCAGGGCCGAGAGGCGGATGGCGCCGAGGGCATAGCCGGCGAACACGGCGAAGGTGCCGCCGTAGGGGATCAGGCCGCTGCCGTGGTATGCGAGGCCGTTGAGGATGGCCGCCATGGCGTGCTCGCGCACGCCGAAGTGCAGGTAGCGGTTCTGTTCGGCCCCCTTCTGGAAGCTCTTCTCACCCTTGATGTCGGTGAGGTTGGAGTGGGTGAGGTCGGCTGAGCCGCCGATCAGCTCGGGCAGGCTGGGGCCGATGGCGTTGAGGCAGTTGAAGGAGTGGGCGCGGGTGGCCAGGCCCTTGTCGTCGGCGCTGTAGCTGGGCAGGTTGGCGTCCCAGCCCTGGGGCAGTTCGCCGCGCAGCTGGCGCTCGAATTCGGCGGCTTCGGCGGGATAGGCGGCGCGGTAGGCCTCCAGGGTGGCGTTCCACTCGGCCTCGGCGGCGGCACCGCGGCTCACGGCCTGACGCCAGTGGTCGTAGGCCTCCTGGGGCACCTCGAAGTCGCCGTAGGTCCAGCCCAGGTTCTGGCGGGTGAGGGCTGCCTCATCGGCCCCCAGGGCGGCTCCGTGCACGCCGGCGGTGTTGGCCTTGTTGGGGGAGCCGTAGCCGATCGTGGTGGTGACCTTGATCAGGCTGGGCTTGTCGGTGACGGCCTTGGCCTCCTCGATGGCCCGGGCGATCGCGGCCACGTCGGTGTTGCCATCCGCCACGTGGATGGTGTGCCAGCCGTAGGCCTCGTAGCGCTTGAGCACATCCTCGGTGAAGGAAACATTGGTGTTTCCGTCGATGGTGATGTGGTTGTCGTCGTAGAGGGCGATCAGCTTGCCCAGACCCAGGTGACCGGCCAGGGAGGCGGCCTCGCCGCTCACCCCCTCCTGGTTGCAGCCATCACCCATGAGCACATAGGTGGTGTGGTCGACGAGCTTGCAGTCGGGCTTGTTGAACTTGGCGGCCAGGTGGGCTTCGGCCATGGCCAGACCCACGGCGTTGGCGATGCCCTGACCCAGGGGGCCGGTGGTCACCTCAACCCCGGGGGTCTCGAAGGTCTCGGGGTGGCCGGGGGTCTTGGAGCCCCACTGACGAAATTGTTTGATGTCGTCGATGGTCACCGAGTCGTAGCCGGTGAGGTGCAGCAGGGCGTAGAGCAGCATGCAGCCGTGGCCCGCCGAGAGCACGAAGCGGTCGCGGTTGAACCACTGGGGGTTCTTGGGGTTGTGCCGGAGCGTCTTGTCCCAGAGGGCATAGGCCATCGGGGCGCAGCCCATCGGCAGCCCGGGGTGGCCGGAATTCGACTTGTTGATCGCATCAACGGCCAGGAAGCGGATGCTGTTGATGCACAGCGACTCCAGCGCGTTGGCGGAGGACGTGGGGGAGGAGGGGGCGGCGACCATCGGGGAGGAGCGGGGAATACGGGGTTGCGCGGCTGGGGCCGGGAGCGACCGGCTGCAGGGGTGTGGGGAGCTGGCGGGGAGTCAGCTCATGCGCCGGAACGCCAGACAGACGTTGTGGCCGCCGAATCCGAAGGAATTGGAGAGCACAACATTGAGTGTCGAGTCTCGGGCCTGATTGGGCACGACGTCCAGATCACAGGCCGGATCCGGATTGCTGTAATTGATCGTAGGCGGCACCAGGCCATGCTCCATGGCCAGGATGGCCGCCACGGCCTCGATGCCGCCGCTGCCACCCAGCAGGTGGCCGGTCATCGACTTGGTGGAGCTCACCGGGATCCGGTAGGCGTGCTCCCCCAGGGCCGACTTGATGGCGGCGGTCTCATTGCTGTCGTTGGCCTGGGTGCTGGTGCCGTGGGCGTTGACGTAGTCCACGGCCTCGGGCTCCAGCCGGGCGTCCTTGAGGGCGAGGCGCATGGCCTCAGCGCCTCCGACGCCTCCCGGGGACGGGGAGGTGATGTGGTGGGCATCGCAGGTCATGCCGTAGCCCACCACCTCGGCCAGGATCCGGGCACCCCGGGCCCTGGCGTGCTCGAGGCTCTCCAGCACCAGGATGCCGGCGCCCTCACCGATCACAAAGCCGTTGCGCTCGGCGTCGAACGGACGGCTGGCCGTCGCCGGGTCGTCGTTGCGGAAGGAGAGGGCCTTGGCGCTGGCGAAGCCCGCCACCCCCAGGGGGGTGATCGCCGATTCGGCGCCGCCGCACACCATGGCATCGGCCAGGCCGAGCTGGATCAGCCGGAAGGCGTCGCCGATGGCGTTGGAGCCGGCGGCACAGGCCGTGGCCACGGCGCTGCTCGGACCCCTGGCGCCGATGGCAATCGCCGTGAGGCCGGTGGCCATGTTGGGGATCATCATCGGCACGCAGAACGGGCTCACCCGGTCCGGACCGCGCTCGCTGAGCACCTGGGCCTGGGTCTCCATCATCAGCAGGCCGCCCACCCCGGAGCCGATCGCCGTGCCGATGCGCTGGGCGTTGGTGTCGTCGATGTTGAGGCCGGCATCGGCGATGGCCTGCTTGGCGGCCACCACGCCGAACTGGCAGAAGCGATCCCAGCGCTTCGTCTCCTTCGGCTCCAGCCAGCCGCTGGGATCGAAGTCCTTCACCTCGGCGGCGAAACGGCAGGCGTGCCGGGCGGCATCGAACAGGGTGATTGGCGCCACCCCATTGCGGCCGGACGACAGACCCTGCCAGTAGCTGGGGACGTCGTTGCCGATCGGTGTGACCGCGCCGAGGCCGGTGACGACGACGCGCTGGAGACCCTCAACCATGGAGCGGCTCAGGCCTGCTTCTCTTGAATGAACTTGACGGCGTCACCCACGGTGGTGATGCCCTCGGCAGCCTCATCGGGGATCTCGATGTCGAAGGCCTCCTCCAGGGCCATCACCAGCTCGACGGTGTCGAGGGAATCGGCGCCGAGGTCGTTCTGGAAGTTCGACTCGGGCTTCACCTCGGCGGCGTCAACGCTGAGTTGTTCGGCAACGATCGAGCGCACTTTCTCAAAGATCGCTTCCTGGGACATGGCCGCTGTGAGAGTCGAGGCACTCTACGGGTCACCCTGACCGCCACCCCGGCCATGGCGGCGACGTATGAACAAGGGTGAAGGGCTGGGGCTGCCGGGCCAGTGGGTCCGGAGGTGTTGGGTACCTTGGCGGGACGCCGAGTCTCAGCACCTCCGGAGTTCAGATGTCCCACGCCGTCAAGATCTACGACACCTGCATCGGCTGCACCCAGTGCGTGCGCGCCTGCCCCCTCGATGTGCTCGAGATGGTGCCCTGGGATGGCTGCAAGGCCGGTCAGATCGCCTCCTCCCCCCGCACCGAGGACTGCGTGGGCTGCAAGCGCTGCGAGACCGCCTGCCCCACCGACTTCCTCAGCATCCGCGTGTATCTGGGTGACGAGACCACCCGCTCAATGGGTCTGGCCTACTGAAGTTCCTGGCCGCCCTGCGTTTCCCGCCAGGAACACTCGAGATCAGCCACGTCCCATAAGCTCAGGCCCGGCCCCGACCGGGCTTTTTTGTTGTCCTTTTCCCCTGCGGGCCCCTATGTGCGGGATCGTTGCCCTGATCGGATCGCGGGAGGCGGCTCCCCTGCTGCTGGAGGGGCTGCGCCAGCTGGAATACCGGGGCTATGACTCGGCCGGCATCGCCACAGTTGAGCAGGGCGGGGTGCTGCACTGCCTGCGGGCCGAGGGCAAGCTGGTGAACCTCACCGCCCGCTATGAGGCCAGCGGTGCGCCTGGGCAGTGCGGCATCGGCCATACCCGCTGGGCCACCCATGGCAAGCCCGAGGAGCGCAACGCCCATCCCCACCTGGATGGCTCG encodes:
- the tkt gene encoding transketolase, giving the protein MVAAPSSPTSSANALESLCINSIRFLAVDAINKSNSGHPGLPMGCAPMAYALWDKTLRHNPKNPQWFNRDRFVLSAGHGCMLLYALLHLTGYDSVTIDDIKQFRQWGSKTPGHPETFETPGVEVTTGPLGQGIANAVGLAMAEAHLAAKFNKPDCKLVDHTTYVLMGDGCNQEGVSGEAASLAGHLGLGKLIALYDDNHITIDGNTNVSFTEDVLKRYEAYGWHTIHVADGNTDVAAIARAIEEAKAVTDKPSLIKVTTTIGYGSPNKANTAGVHGAALGADEAALTRQNLGWTYGDFEVPQEAYDHWRQAVSRGAAAEAEWNATLEAYRAAYPAEAAEFERQLRGELPQGWDANLPSYSADDKGLATRAHSFNCLNAIGPSLPELIGGSADLTHSNLTDIKGEKSFQKGAEQNRYLHFGVREHAMAAILNGLAYHGSGLIPYGGTFAVFAGYALGAIRLSALSELGVIYVLTHDSIGLGEDGPTHQPIETLATLRSLPNLLVIRPGDGNETSGAYQVAVTNRNRPTVLILSRQAMANQANSSAAAVARGGYILEDSNGSPDLILIGTGTELELCTKAAAQLRAEGKNVRVVSMPCVELFEEQDAAYRDSVLPAACRKRLVVEASSSFGWHKYTGFEGDSVSVDRYGASAPGPVLMEKFGFTVDNVVAKAKALG
- the psaC gene encoding photosystem I iron-sulfur center protein PsaC; the encoded protein is MSHAVKIYDTCIGCTQCVRACPLDVLEMVPWDGCKAGQIASSPRTEDCVGCKRCETACPTDFLSIRVYLGDETTRSMGLAY
- the fabF gene encoding beta-ketoacyl-ACP synthase II, translated to MVEGLQRVVVTGLGAVTPIGNDVPSYWQGLSSGRNGVAPITLFDAARHACRFAAEVKDFDPSGWLEPKETKRWDRFCQFGVVAAKQAIADAGLNIDDTNAQRIGTAIGSGVGGLLMMETQAQVLSERGPDRVSPFCVPMMIPNMATGLTAIAIGARGPSSAVATACAAGSNAIGDAFRLIQLGLADAMVCGGAESAITPLGVAGFASAKALSFRNDDPATASRPFDAERNGFVIGEGAGILVLESLEHARARGARILAEVVGYGMTCDAHHITSPSPGGVGGAEAMRLALKDARLEPEAVDYVNAHGTSTQANDSNETAAIKSALGEHAYRIPVSSTKSMTGHLLGGSGGIEAVAAILAMEHGLVPPTINYSNPDPACDLDVVPNQARDSTLNVVLSNSFGFGGHNVCLAFRRMS
- the acpP gene encoding acyl carrier protein, whose translation is MSQEAIFEKVRSIVAEQLSVDAAEVKPESNFQNDLGADSLDTVELVMALEEAFDIEIPDEAAEGITTVGDAVKFIQEKQA